The Shewanella mangrovisoli genome has a window encoding:
- a CDS encoding cryptochrome/photolyase family protein, with the protein MQLRQQLQQQLQHFHTVRLILGDQLNAQHTWYQQVAPEVLYLIAELHQENTYVTHHVQKICAFFSAMAQFASELGAAGHQVRYLTLDDTQGFADLNALLQHYAAKTGAIKFEYQRPDEYRLLAQLSQLKLANAVVNCVDTEHFLLPFDEIDREFPQGQHRLMEHFYRRMRKRFNILMTDGKTVGGQWNFDASNRQKLKSQDIKSLPTPLMFGHNVQAILERLTRHGINTMGKADTHLLWPINRAQSLELLKHFCEYCLPAFGRFQDAMTQQHPSQWSLYHSRLSFSLNAKLISPLEVINAVIEHYHANPFIEIAQVEGFVRQILGWREYVRGIYWANMPNYASINALEATRKLPDYFWHGKTRMNCLRHALSQSLDYAYAHHIQRLMVIGNFCLLTEIAPDEVDKWYLGVYVDAIEWVEMPNTRGMALFADGGIVGTKPYAASGSYINKMSDYCGGCHYKIKERSGALACPLNSLYWRFMDKHRAQLIHNPRIAMLYRTWDKTDESVKQAILATAEQHLAQIERL; encoded by the coding sequence ATGCAATTACGGCAGCAATTACAGCAGCAATTACAGCACTTCCATACGGTTAGGCTGATTTTAGGCGATCAGCTAAACGCCCAGCATACTTGGTATCAGCAAGTCGCTCCCGAGGTACTGTATTTAATTGCAGAATTGCATCAAGAAAACACCTATGTGACTCACCATGTGCAAAAGATCTGCGCATTCTTTAGTGCCATGGCGCAGTTTGCCAGCGAGCTTGGCGCTGCAGGGCATCAAGTGCGTTACCTCACCCTCGACGATACCCAAGGCTTTGCCGATCTCAATGCATTGCTCCAACACTATGCCGCCAAAACAGGTGCGATTAAGTTTGAATATCAACGGCCTGACGAATATCGACTCCTCGCGCAATTAAGCCAGTTGAAGTTGGCCAATGCCGTTGTAAATTGCGTCGATACCGAGCACTTTTTATTGCCCTTTGACGAAATTGATAGGGAGTTTCCTCAAGGGCAACACAGGCTGATGGAGCATTTTTATCGGCGCATGCGCAAAAGATTCAATATCTTAATGACAGATGGCAAGACCGTTGGTGGGCAGTGGAACTTTGATGCGAGCAACAGGCAAAAGCTTAAATCCCAAGATATTAAATCGCTCCCAACACCCTTGATGTTTGGACACAATGTTCAAGCTATTCTCGAGCGCCTTACGCGCCATGGGATTAATACTATGGGCAAGGCGGATACGCATTTACTCTGGCCAATAAACCGCGCACAAAGCCTCGAATTACTAAAACATTTTTGTGAGTATTGCCTGCCCGCCTTTGGCCGCTTTCAAGATGCGATGACCCAGCAACATCCCTCGCAGTGGAGCCTGTACCATAGTCGGCTGTCCTTTAGCCTAAATGCCAAACTTATCAGCCCATTAGAAGTAATCAATGCGGTGATTGAGCACTATCATGCCAATCCTTTTATTGAGATAGCCCAGGTCGAAGGCTTTGTTCGACAAATCCTCGGCTGGCGTGAATATGTGCGCGGCATCTATTGGGCCAATATGCCCAACTACGCCAGCATTAATGCCCTCGAGGCCACGCGCAAGCTGCCCGACTATTTTTGGCATGGCAAGACTCGAATGAATTGTCTGCGCCATGCCTTATCTCAGTCACTCGATTATGCCTATGCCCATCATATTCAACGCTTAATGGTGATTGGCAACTTTTGTTTATTGACCGAAATCGCCCCCGATGAGGTGGATAAGTGGTACTTAGGCGTGTATGTGGATGCGATTGAGTGGGTCGAAATGCCCAACACTCGCGGTATGGCGTTATTCGCCGATGGCGGCATAGTCGGCACTAAACCCTATGCCGCGAGCGGCAGTTATATCAATAAAATGAGTGATTATTGCGGTGGTTGTCATTACAAGATAAAAGAACGTAGCGGCGCACTCGCCTGCCCATTAAATAGCCTGTACTGGCGCTTTATGGATAAACACCGCGCGCAGCTCATCCATAATCCACGCATTGCCATGCTGTACCGCACTTGGGATAAAACCGATGAGTCGGTTAAACAGGCAATTTTGGCCACTGCCGAACAACATCTCGCGCAAATTGAGCGGCTATAA
- a CDS encoding SDR family oxidoreductase — protein MNILVLGGSGGIGHAMVNKLREIYPEATLHATYKHHRPDTGRDDGVIWHQLDITLEEEMKQLSQNIPQLDWLINCIGILRTEDKGPEKSLQAVDGDFFLHNIKLNTLPSMMLAKHFEPALKRSAWARFAVVSAKVGSISDNRLGGWYSYRASKAALNMFLKTLSVEWQRTMKHCVVLSLHPGTTDTQLSKPFQQNVPKQKLFTPQYVAQCLVSIIANATPAQTGSFLAYDGTELPW, from the coding sequence ATGAATATTTTAGTGTTAGGTGGTAGCGGTGGCATAGGTCACGCCATGGTGAATAAGCTGCGCGAAATCTATCCCGAGGCCACTCTCCATGCGACCTATAAACATCATAGGCCCGATACAGGGCGAGACGATGGAGTGATTTGGCATCAGCTGGATATCACCCTTGAGGAGGAGATGAAGCAACTGAGTCAAAATATTCCCCAGTTAGATTGGCTAATCAACTGTATTGGGATACTGCGGACAGAGGATAAGGGGCCAGAAAAAAGCCTGCAGGCTGTCGATGGGGATTTTTTCCTGCACAATATCAAGCTAAATACCCTTCCCAGTATGATGCTGGCAAAACACTTTGAACCGGCGTTAAAACGCAGTGCGTGGGCAAGGTTTGCCGTAGTGTCGGCCAAAGTCGGTAGCATTAGTGATAACAGATTAGGTGGCTGGTATAGCTATCGCGCCTCGAAAGCGGCGCTGAATATGTTTCTTAAAACGCTATCGGTTGAATGGCAAAGAACGATGAAACACTGCGTGGTGCTATCACTGCATCCCGGCACTACGGATACGCAATTATCCAAACCTTTTCAGCAGAACGTGCCCAAACAAAAGCTGTTTACACCGCAGTATGTTGCCCAATGTTTGGTGAGTATTATCGCCAATGCCACACCTGCACAAACGGGCAGCTTTTTGGCCTACGATGGTACTGAGCTGCCTTGGTAG
- a CDS encoding response regulator transcription factor, translating into MKRLLIIEDDQALAGVLARRLTRHGFECRLSHDASNALLVAREFCPSHILLDMKLAEANGLSLIVPLRNLLPKVTMVLLTGYASIATAVEAIRLGADNYLAKPVDTQTLLAAFEVNSQASALPEDEIDDSPLSPKRLEWEHIQQVLNANQGNVSATARQLGMHRRTLQRKLLKKPVSETGPIK; encoded by the coding sequence ATGAAACGGCTATTGATTATTGAAGATGATCAAGCGCTTGCGGGCGTGCTCGCACGGCGATTGACTCGCCATGGTTTCGAATGTCGCTTGAGTCACGATGCCAGTAATGCGCTGCTGGTGGCGCGGGAGTTTTGCCCTAGCCATATTCTGCTGGATATGAAACTGGCCGAGGCCAATGGCCTGAGTTTGATTGTGCCTCTGCGTAATCTGTTGCCTAAGGTCACCATGGTGCTGCTAACGGGCTATGCCAGTATTGCTACTGCGGTAGAGGCGATTCGCCTCGGCGCGGATAACTATCTTGCCAAACCCGTCGATACCCAAACCTTGTTGGCGGCCTTCGAGGTCAATAGTCAGGCGAGCGCGCTGCCAGAAGATGAAATCGACGACTCGCCGCTCAGCCCTAAACGGCTGGAATGGGAGCATATTCAGCAAGTGCTTAATGCCAATCAAGGCAATGTGTCAGCCACCGCCCGCCAACTGGGTATGCACCGTCGCACCCTGCAACGTAAATTATTAAAGAAACCCGTGAGTGAAACCGGGCCGATCAAATAA
- a CDS encoding ATP-binding protein, translating into MVKILGTNLQAADQVALLRTLGLLLQIGLTLFAADTFGLSLQMEPLVHVFVLEVLYLSLTLALRKPLFAKERGLFIALSLDTLFWISWLYFSGGATNAFISLLLLPIALAAVTLPIWAPWSLTAISTLAYSLMIFTVPESQMHHHGMDMSSHYLGMWFNFVISALVLTTSVALIAKRMRRQDAQLAYMREGQLRQEQLLALGTVSAQMAHQLATPLSTLRLLLDELREEQPEPSVTVVEMEAALGRCEHTLTELRLATESIRDRRQRPQKVTELVAGLKQKTQLLMPQTELNWLITCAPKQLEEQQILTDMSLTPAIMALIENAARASAETLGVAQVDISLDSAPSEGQIYLQIRDYGAGIASSLLPQLGTLLIESPKGLGVALLLSHASLERLGAELILANHPQGGTVAQIRFTLLQPNASATTTEAL; encoded by the coding sequence ATGGTTAAGATTTTAGGCACAAATTTGCAAGCCGCCGACCAAGTGGCGCTGCTGCGAACCTTAGGCTTATTGCTGCAAATCGGTTTGACGTTATTTGCCGCCGACACCTTTGGCCTGAGTTTGCAAATGGAGCCCCTAGTGCATGTGTTTGTACTGGAGGTGTTGTATTTGTCGCTCACCTTGGCATTACGTAAGCCCTTGTTTGCGAAAGAGCGTGGTCTGTTTATCGCCTTAAGTCTCGATACCTTGTTTTGGATCTCTTGGCTGTATTTTTCGGGCGGGGCGACCAATGCGTTTATCTCCTTACTGTTATTACCTATAGCGCTCGCCGCCGTGACTCTGCCGATTTGGGCGCCTTGGAGCCTGACGGCGATCTCTACGCTTGCCTATAGCCTGATGATTTTTACCGTGCCTGAGTCGCAAATGCATCACCACGGTATGGATATGAGCTCCCACTATCTCGGCATGTGGTTTAACTTTGTGATTTCGGCACTGGTGTTGACCACGAGTGTGGCGTTAATTGCCAAGCGCATGCGTCGTCAGGATGCGCAGCTTGCCTATATGCGCGAAGGACAACTGCGGCAGGAGCAATTGTTGGCACTCGGCACCGTTTCGGCACAAATGGCCCATCAATTGGCGACGCCGCTATCGACACTACGATTATTGCTCGACGAATTAAGGGAAGAGCAACCCGAACCTTCGGTCACGGTTGTAGAGATGGAGGCTGCATTAGGTCGCTGCGAACATACCTTAACCGAGCTGCGGCTGGCGACTGAGTCGATTCGCGACCGCCGTCAGCGGCCGCAAAAGGTCACTGAGCTGGTGGCCGGATTAAAGCAGAAAACCCAGTTGTTGATGCCGCAGACCGAACTCAATTGGTTGATCACCTGTGCGCCTAAGCAGTTGGAAGAACAACAGATCTTAACCGATATGAGCTTAACCCCCGCCATTATGGCCTTGATTGAAAATGCCGCCCGCGCCAGCGCCGAAACCTTAGGCGTCGCCCAAGTGGATATCAGCCTAGATAGCGCGCCAAGTGAAGGGCAGATCTATTTGCAGATCCGTGATTATGGCGCGGGTATCGCTTCCTCGTTATTGCCACAATTGGGTACCTTATTAATCGAGAGCCCCAAAGGTTTAGGTGTGGCCTTGCTGCTGAGCCACGCTAGCCTCGAGCGTTTGGGGGCGGAGTTGATCCTCGCCAATCATCCTCAAGGGGGCACAGTGGCGCAAATTCGTTTTACCCTCTTGCAGCCTAATGCATCGGCCACGACGACGGAGGCGCTATGA
- a CDS encoding dTDP-4-dehydrorhamnose reductase family protein, whose protein sequence is MANIMVTGATGLLGRAVVKQLTAAGHRVIATGFSRAEAGIHRLDLTQAAEVEAFIAREQPEVIVHCAAERRPDVSERSPEHALALNLSASQTLAEVAKTHQAWLLYISTDYVFDGTTPPYAEDAAPNPVNFYGESKLQGETCVLNTDSGFAVLRLPILYGEVTQLSESAVLVLINQLLDSRPHRVDHWAIRAPTSTADIANAIAKLIQRQLHAADVSGIYHFSATQTMTKYQMLLSLGELLGIDSAHLLPEQTPMDSAKRPQNCTLSCGRLAAQGIYSELDFKAGLSQALSQSYAALAAVGCRLRNHHG, encoded by the coding sequence ATGGCAAACATTATGGTAACGGGCGCAACCGGATTACTCGGCAGGGCGGTCGTCAAACAGTTAACCGCCGCGGGTCATAGGGTGATTGCCACAGGTTTTAGCCGCGCCGAGGCGGGGATTCATCGGCTCGATTTAACCCAAGCCGCCGAGGTCGAAGCCTTTATTGCCCGTGAGCAGCCCGAGGTGATAGTACACTGCGCCGCCGAGCGTCGCCCCGATGTGTCCGAGCGCTCGCCTGAGCATGCCTTAGCGCTGAATCTCAGCGCCAGCCAAACCTTAGCCGAGGTCGCTAAAACTCACCAAGCTTGGTTGCTTTATATTTCCACCGACTATGTGTTTGATGGCACAACGCCGCCCTATGCCGAAGATGCTGCGCCCAATCCGGTCAACTTTTATGGCGAGTCTAAATTGCAGGGCGAAACTTGTGTACTGAACACCGACAGTGGTTTTGCGGTGTTACGTTTACCTATCCTCTACGGCGAAGTGACTCAGCTGAGCGAATCTGCGGTATTGGTACTAATCAATCAATTGTTGGATAGCAGGCCACACCGGGTCGACCATTGGGCCATTCGTGCGCCAACATCGACGGCGGATATTGCCAATGCCATTGCTAAGCTCATTCAGCGGCAGTTACATGCTGCCGATGTGTCAGGGATTTACCATTTTAGTGCCACGCAAACCATGACTAAATACCAAATGCTGCTCAGCTTAGGTGAACTGCTAGGGATAGATAGCGCGCATTTACTTCCTGAGCAAACCCCCATGGATAGCGCTAAAAGGCCGCAAAATTGCACCTTAAGTTGTGGACGTTTAGCGGCGCAGGGGATTTACTCTGAGCTTGATTTTAAGGCTGGGCTTAGTCAGGCGCTTAGCCAATCCTACGCGGCATTGGCGGCGGTAGGCTGTCGTTTAAGGAATCACCATGGTTAA
- a CDS encoding alkaline phosphatase D family protein, with product MLRHCDASHFTLWFVSREPLSELQLTLGGQSYPLTEEEVHCVPLGQHAFQYLLRLSRPELLAPQTVIQYRVSAKGIDDLFNHVEALGYGDANSPHLYFSQTLTQVWHGSCRNPHHHSEDALVAADTKLAQLIDKGANERPALLMLSGDQVYVDDVAGPMLCAIGQVIEKLGLHHEAFHGANIAGSEDISYQPEHLYLRHKNLLPRTEYPAKTAIWRWYINHPIFTSSIAENHLVSLNEMIALYLLTWSPELWELIDLPKEVEGLSAANQLRWQREWQNLLAFKAGLKQVRRLMAHIPVYMMFDDHDITDDWNLTAKWEQSAYGHAFSKRIIGNALIAYTLFQGLGNAPSQFDAEVRPLLDGCFTRSAPDTQDELIDLLLKFEQWHYTLDTSPKLVVLDTRTRRWRSESNLAKPSGLMDWEALMDLQQALLGQSKVIIVSPAPMFGVKVIEAVQRMATLMGASLLVDAENWMAHPGAANALLSIFMHRRTPEQFVILSGDVHYSFAYDISIRFRRSSPNIYQITCSGIKNQFPEKLLPLFDKLNGWLYGHFSPLNLFTKRKRMSLRGRRPNGERSKRLVNQSGIGILALAEDGEPTKIAVLHGDMTETRFEPPRQE from the coding sequence ATGCTGCGCCACTGCGACGCCTCACACTTTACTCTCTGGTTTGTAAGCCGCGAGCCGTTAAGCGAATTACAGCTTACCTTAGGGGGGCAAAGTTACCCGTTAACAGAGGAAGAAGTGCACTGTGTGCCGCTCGGTCAGCATGCCTTTCAGTATTTACTTCGCCTATCGCGTCCTGAACTGCTTGCGCCTCAAACGGTTATCCAATATCGCGTGTCAGCCAAGGGCATTGATGACCTATTTAATCATGTCGAAGCGTTAGGTTATGGCGATGCTAACTCGCCCCATCTTTACTTTAGCCAAACACTGACACAGGTATGGCATGGCTCATGCCGCAATCCCCATCATCACAGTGAGGATGCCTTAGTCGCCGCCGATACTAAACTCGCGCAGCTTATCGATAAAGGCGCGAATGAGCGCCCAGCGTTATTGATGCTCAGCGGCGATCAGGTCTATGTGGATGATGTGGCGGGCCCCATGCTATGCGCCATAGGCCAAGTGATTGAAAAACTAGGTTTGCACCATGAAGCCTTCCACGGCGCCAATATTGCGGGAAGCGAGGACATAAGTTACCAACCCGAGCATTTATATTTACGCCATAAGAATCTGCTGCCACGCACCGAATATCCCGCCAAAACCGCGATCTGGCGCTGGTATATCAATCATCCGATTTTTACCTCATCGATTGCCGAAAACCATTTAGTCAGTCTCAATGAGATGATTGCCCTGTATCTGCTCACTTGGTCGCCGGAATTATGGGAGCTTATCGACTTACCCAAGGAGGTCGAGGGGCTCTCGGCGGCGAATCAACTGCGCTGGCAGCGCGAATGGCAAAATCTATTGGCCTTTAAGGCGGGGCTCAAACAGGTTAGGCGCCTGATGGCGCATATCCCCGTGTATATGATGTTCGATGACCATGACATCACCGACGATTGGAACCTTACCGCCAAGTGGGAGCAGTCGGCCTACGGCCATGCCTTTTCGAAGCGCATTATTGGTAATGCTTTGATTGCCTATACCTTATTCCAAGGTTTAGGCAACGCACCGAGCCAGTTTGATGCCGAGGTTCGGCCGTTGTTAGATGGTTGTTTCACTCGATCTGCGCCAGACACTCAAGATGAATTAATCGATCTATTACTCAAATTCGAGCAATGGCATTACACCTTAGACACTTCGCCTAAGCTGGTCGTGTTAGATACCCGCACCCGCCGCTGGCGCAGTGAATCCAATCTCGCTAAACCCTCGGGGTTAATGGATTGGGAAGCCTTGATGGATTTACAACAGGCGCTACTCGGCCAATCTAAGGTGATTATTGTCTCCCCTGCGCCCATGTTTGGGGTCAAGGTGATAGAAGCCGTGCAACGCATGGCGACACTAATGGGCGCCTCGCTGCTGGTTGATGCCGAAAACTGGATGGCACATCCTGGCGCCGCCAATGCCCTACTGAGTATCTTTATGCACCGCAGGACCCCAGAGCAATTTGTGATCCTCTCGGGGGATGTGCACTACTCCTTCGCCTATGACATCAGCATTCGCTTTCGTCGTAGCAGCCCGAATATTTATCAAATTACCTGTAGCGGGATTAAAAACCAGTTCCCCGAGAAGCTACTGCCACTTTTCGATAAGCTCAATGGCTGGCTTTACGGCCACTTCTCGCCGTTAAATCTCTTCACTAAACGTAAGCGAATGTCGCTGCGTGGTCGGCGCCCTAATGGCGAGCGCAGCAAGCGTTTAGTCAACCAAAGTGGGATCGGAATTTTGGCGTTAGCTGAAGATGGTGAACCGACAAAAATTGCTGTTTTACATGGGGATATGACCGAGACTCGGTTCGAACCACCGAGGCAGGAATAG
- a CDS encoding pseudouridine synthase, giving the protein MTQTARAAQPSFVVLPLEVVDKPTVFSFLIEHYAHIGEAVWRQRILDGKVHWQDGSLIGLDTAYRPTARAYYYREVPVEAQVPFASPILFQDDNLILAYKPHFLPVTPSGDYVNECLVHRLRLSTGIDTIAPAHRLDRETAGVILMTTRPETRHIYHQLFIDDAIRKDYQAIAKLTPEIMAQYACGELTLPLHWTVKNRMQRSEPSFTMKIVEGEANTHSEISLVSIHGEFGLFELSPITGKTHQLRVHMQSLGMPLLNDRFYPTLYPKGPDDFSKPLQLLAQRLRFVDPVSGRSHDIECDGLTL; this is encoded by the coding sequence ATGACTCAAACCGCCCGTGCCGCCCAACCTTCTTTTGTAGTGCTCCCCTTAGAAGTGGTTGATAAACCAACCGTATTTTCTTTTTTGATCGAGCATTATGCCCATATTGGCGAAGCGGTTTGGCGCCAGCGGATCCTCGATGGCAAAGTGCATTGGCAAGACGGTAGCTTAATTGGATTAGATACAGCCTATCGGCCGACGGCGAGGGCTTACTACTACCGTGAAGTCCCCGTCGAAGCCCAAGTCCCCTTCGCGTCGCCGATTTTGTTTCAAGATGACAATCTTATCTTGGCCTACAAACCGCATTTTTTACCCGTCACCCCGAGCGGCGATTATGTGAATGAATGCCTAGTGCACAGATTACGTTTAAGTACAGGGATAGACACTATCGCTCCTGCCCATAGGTTAGACCGGGAGACCGCAGGCGTGATCCTTATGACGACTCGTCCAGAGACGCGGCATATTTATCACCAATTGTTTATCGATGATGCGATCCGTAAAGATTATCAAGCGATTGCCAAACTCACCCCAGAGATTATGGCGCAATATGCCTGTGGCGAATTAACCTTGCCACTGCATTGGACGGTGAAAAATCGCATGCAACGCAGCGAACCGAGTTTCACCATGAAGATAGTCGAAGGTGAGGCAAATACGCACTCTGAAATCAGCTTAGTGTCGATTCATGGGGAGTTTGGTTTATTCGAGTTAAGCCCGATTACGGGTAAGACGCACCAGCTGCGGGTCCATATGCAAAGCCTTGGTATGCCATTGTTAAATGACCGCTTTTATCCGACCTTATACCCTAAAGGACCGGATGATTTTAGCAAGCCGCTACAACTCTTGGCGCAGCGATTACGTTTTGTCGATCCTGTCAGTGGTCGTTCGCACGATATTGAATGTGATGGATTAACGCTTTAG
- a CDS encoding LON peptidase substrate-binding domain-containing protein encodes MQTREMALIMRDALLLPQGRIEVRVVEPGQLRMVADVLKGKYDLAFAAMKPSGTPPCYPTATQCDIIDFNQLEDDSLSIVLEGRQRVSILSAAQTKDKLWMSRTLPCQNWQEEPIEGEFELISAALEQFYEVNPDLLELYSQVHLEDAAWVSQRWLEVLPMYNRDKLVLVNQPDCHKTMDFVLQLIKSHVD; translated from the coding sequence ATGCAAACACGAGAAATGGCGTTAATTATGCGCGATGCCTTGTTGCTGCCACAGGGAAGGATTGAGGTTCGCGTGGTAGAGCCGGGTCAATTACGCATGGTCGCGGATGTGTTAAAAGGCAAATACGATTTGGCCTTTGCGGCGATGAAACCCAGTGGTACTCCGCCCTGTTATCCCACTGCCACTCAGTGTGACATCATCGATTTTAACCAGCTGGAAGATGACTCCCTCAGCATAGTGTTAGAGGGGCGTCAAAGAGTCAGTATTCTCTCGGCGGCACAGACGAAAGATAAGCTGTGGATGTCCCGCACTTTGCCTTGCCAAAATTGGCAGGAAGAGCCGATAGAAGGGGAGTTCGAACTGATCAGTGCCGCCCTAGAGCAATTCTACGAGGTGAATCCTGACTTGCTGGAGCTGTATTCCCAAGTGCATTTAGAGGATGCGGCTTGGGTGAGCCAACGTTGGTTAGAAGTGTTGCCCATGTATAACCGCGATAAGCTAGTGCTGGTGAATCAACCCGACTGCCATAAAACCATGGATTTTGTCCTGCAACTCATCAAGTCCCATGTGGACTGA